In Oceanispirochaeta sp., one genomic interval encodes:
- a CDS encoding ABC transporter substrate-binding protein, which produces MKKFLGLLLMTVLLAGSLFAAGGKDNAATEENKVVVVKTMAYGDNSNQEGVNWKRIVDTFHDNNPNIKIDFEMLYDEAYHQKVVARLASGDIPHMAYMGADARWGAAWKEAGQQFDHRDIIDKTLYDLKLIPPMGPNGEIYEIPLGTSNITTVLYMNKALVEELGFSQPKTYEDIKAMVPAAQAAGLDVISIDGADGWAWGSCLMSAMIARTSGDPQWVSKAVAGKYKFTDKEFIDALSYIDMMLADGVISSKAVLVDYGTNISNFSNEKALFMVQGQWAAGGIENPEVSENTVMMAWPKMPGEKSKTNGSVAAAIQVGYGLTKAGAADAEVKEAALKFLSVFYSEPETTQRLRDGAIVAPILKGYKIPADLPAIMKQKVGLAQTALNTDVIDAFLSGAPNDALNAGMQKMASGQASAAEVAAEVERLLR; this is translated from the coding sequence ATGAAAAAATTTCTTGGACTTCTTTTAATGACAGTCCTACTTGCAGGTTCTTTGTTTGCAGCAGGTGGTAAAGACAACGCCGCAACTGAAGAAAACAAAGTGGTTGTAGTGAAAACCATGGCATATGGTGACAACTCCAATCAAGAAGGTGTGAACTGGAAAAGAATCGTAGATACTTTTCACGATAACAACCCAAACATCAAAATTGATTTTGAAATGCTCTACGATGAGGCTTACCACCAGAAAGTAGTGGCAAGACTGGCTTCCGGCGATATTCCTCACATGGCTTACATGGGTGCCGATGCACGTTGGGGAGCCGCCTGGAAAGAAGCCGGACAGCAGTTCGATCATAGAGACATTATTGATAAAACTCTTTATGACTTAAAACTGATTCCCCCCATGGGACCCAATGGAGAAATTTATGAGATTCCTCTAGGGACCTCCAACATCACAACAGTTCTCTACATGAACAAAGCACTGGTTGAGGAACTTGGTTTTTCCCAGCCCAAAACCTATGAAGACATCAAAGCTATGGTTCCCGCCGCACAGGCAGCCGGTCTGGATGTTATATCCATTGACGGTGCTGATGGCTGGGCCTGGGGTTCCTGTCTGATGTCTGCCATGATTGCCAGAACTTCCGGAGATCCACAGTGGGTTTCCAAGGCTGTGGCAGGAAAATACAAATTCACAGACAAAGAGTTTATTGATGCTCTGAGCTACATCGATATGATGTTGGCCGATGGTGTAATCAGCTCTAAGGCAGTACTGGTAGACTATGGAACAAACATCTCCAACTTCAGCAACGAAAAAGCACTGTTTATGGTACAGGGACAGTGGGCTGCCGGTGGAATCGAAAATCCCGAAGTATCTGAAAACACAGTTATGATGGCATGGCCCAAAATGCCCGGTGAAAAATCCAAGACAAACGGTTCTGTAGCTGCGGCTATCCAGGTTGGTTACGGTCTTACAAAAGCCGGTGCTGCCGATGCAGAAGTCAAAGAAGCAGCTTTAAAATTCCTGAGTGTCTTTTACAGCGAACCTGAAACAACTCAGAGACTGAGAGACGGTGCAATCGTCGCTCCTATCCTGAAAGGATACAAAATACCTGCGGATCTTCCCGCTATTATGAAACAGAAAGTCGGTCTGGCTCAGACAGCACTGAACACCGATGTAATTGATGCATTCCTCAGCGGAGCTCCCAACGATGCTCTGAATGCGGGAATGCAGAAAATGGCATCAGGTCAGGCTTCAGCCGCCGAAGTTGCAGCCGAAGTTGAAAGACTTCTCCGCTAA
- a CDS encoding ROK family protein: MKLNAIRRNRIVNTSRIIREIWTARSISRVDLSRRLDLNKSTVTNIVGGMLESKLVLETTEGPSSPQGGRKPVSLEINRNYGYILGFEIRPESYTVVAVDILGDILFSRTESINIDSKNFRSLFFELQAGLEEELNWIGRPLIGIGIGVSGIIDAPNRIIKASIPLKFTEPFDFYNEIAIHSKVPIYIDNDANTCAWGELTFHRTQNLKNFLFCLIEFRDISRSKAPEQTAIGIGIALNGNVYYGRNCSAGEFRSIYCNDKKNTGQVSLDYPRDNPIREEPEIIESFIREISQHLALFVNTFNLSQVFLGGDLGPHMTERFRTILNEDISKNWPYQERVDCEVRFSTLGDKSVAYGAAGLVMNRIFIDLEVLEAEDVQRFGSLELIGNSAL, from the coding sequence TTGAAACTAAATGCAATCAGAAGAAACAGAATAGTCAACACCTCCAGAATCATCCGTGAAATATGGACAGCCCGGTCCATATCCAGGGTCGATCTCTCCCGGAGGCTGGACCTCAATAAATCAACTGTGACTAATATTGTCGGCGGGATGCTGGAAAGCAAACTGGTTCTGGAAACAACCGAAGGTCCCTCCTCTCCTCAGGGAGGCAGAAAACCTGTCAGCCTGGAGATCAACAGAAATTATGGATATATTCTTGGTTTTGAAATCCGCCCCGAATCCTATACCGTAGTGGCCGTGGATATCCTGGGAGACATTCTCTTTTCGAGAACAGAATCCATCAATATCGACTCAAAAAATTTTAGATCTCTGTTTTTTGAACTACAAGCCGGTCTTGAAGAGGAATTAAACTGGATTGGCCGTCCACTCATCGGCATCGGAATCGGTGTTTCGGGAATCATTGATGCTCCCAACAGGATTATCAAAGCCTCCATTCCTCTAAAATTTACCGAGCCATTTGATTTCTACAATGAAATTGCCATCCACTCAAAAGTGCCGATTTATATAGACAATGATGCCAATACCTGTGCCTGGGGAGAGCTTACATTCCATAGAACACAGAACCTAAAAAACTTCCTCTTCTGCCTTATTGAATTCAGAGACATCTCCAGATCCAAGGCTCCAGAACAGACGGCCATAGGAATTGGCATCGCCCTCAACGGCAATGTGTATTATGGAAGGAATTGTTCTGCCGGTGAGTTCAGAAGCATCTACTGCAATGATAAGAAAAACACGGGACAAGTCTCTCTGGACTATCCCAGGGACAACCCTATCCGGGAAGAACCAGAAATCATAGAAAGTTTTATCAGAGAAATTTCTCAGCACCTGGCCCTCTTTGTGAATACCTTCAATCTGAGTCAGGTATTTCTGGGTGGTGACCTGGGACCTCATATGACGGAACGTTTCAGAACCATACTGAATGAAGACATAAGCAAGAACTGGCCTTATCAGGAGAGGGTCGACTGTGAGGTCCGTTTCTCAACATTGGGTGATAAATCCGTGGCCTATGGCGCCGCAGGATTGGTGATGAACAGGATCTTTATTGATCTGGAAGTTTTGGAAGCCGAAGATGTACAGCGATTCGGCTCCCTCGAACTAATCGGGAATAGCGCGCTCTGA